One segment of Mycolicibacterium baixiangningiae DNA contains the following:
- a CDS encoding SDR family oxidoreductase, protein MSDAAGINLGLVGRVVLVTGGVRGVGAGISAVFAAQGATVVTCARRPVEGSPYEFRPCDIRDDDAVEALIDGIVGAHGRLDVVVNNAGGSPYVPAAEASAKFSRKIVELNLLGALSVSTHANAVMQTQEAGGSIVNITSVSGRRPTPGTVAYGAAKAGMENMTTTLAVEWAPKVRVNSVVVGMVETEQSELFYGDAESIAAISRNVPLGRLAAPADIGWATAFLASDVASYISGASLEVHGGGEPPHYLSATTADIKQ, encoded by the coding sequence GTGAGTGACGCTGCTGGAATCAATCTCGGACTCGTCGGCCGGGTGGTGCTCGTGACCGGCGGCGTCCGTGGTGTCGGTGCCGGTATCAGCGCTGTCTTCGCAGCTCAGGGCGCCACGGTGGTGACCTGCGCCCGCCGGCCGGTCGAGGGCAGCCCGTACGAGTTCCGCCCCTGCGACATCCGGGACGACGACGCGGTCGAGGCGCTGATCGACGGCATCGTCGGCGCGCACGGCCGCCTCGACGTGGTGGTCAACAACGCGGGCGGTTCGCCCTACGTGCCCGCCGCCGAGGCCTCGGCCAAGTTCAGCAGGAAGATCGTCGAGCTGAATCTGCTGGGCGCCCTGTCGGTGTCGACGCACGCCAACGCCGTCATGCAGACCCAGGAGGCCGGCGGCTCGATCGTCAACATCACCAGCGTCAGCGGCAGACGGCCCACACCGGGCACCGTCGCCTACGGCGCGGCGAAGGCCGGTATGGAGAACATGACCACCACCCTCGCCGTCGAGTGGGCGCCGAAGGTGCGCGTGAACTCCGTCGTGGTCGGCATGGTCGAGACCGAGCAGTCAGAACTGTTCTACGGTGACGCCGAGTCGATCGCCGCCATCTCCCGCAACGTGCCGTTGGGCCGGTTGGCCGCGCCTGCCGACATCGGCTGGGCGACAGCGTTTCTCGCCTCCGATGTGGCGTCCTACATCAGCGGCGCATCACTCGAAGTGCACGGCGGCGGCGAACCCCCGCACTATCTGTCGGCCACCACCGCCGACATCAAACAGTAA
- the ipdA gene encoding cholesterol ring-cleaving hydrolase subunit IpdA, with amino-acid sequence MSDKTTTLDEAVASIESGMTIGLGGWGSRRKPMAFIRALLRTDVTDLTVVTYGGPDLGLLCSANKVKRVYYGFVSLDSPPFYDPWFAKARTTGAIEAREMDEGMLRCGLQAAAQRLPFLPIRAGLGSDVRTFWGDELKTVRSPYPTGQGYEELVAMPALNLDAAFVHMNLGDTQGNAAYTGIDPYFDDLFLMSAQQRLLSVEQVVSTEELIKAVPPQALLVNRMMVDSVVEAPNGAHFTMAEPDYRRDEKFQRHYAEAAGSDETWATFVSTYLSGSEADYQAAVRKFAEEQGAAK; translated from the coding sequence ATGAGCGACAAGACAACGACTCTCGACGAGGCCGTCGCATCGATCGAGAGCGGTATGACCATCGGCCTCGGCGGCTGGGGTTCGCGGCGCAAGCCGATGGCCTTCATCCGGGCGCTGCTGCGCACCGATGTCACCGACCTCACCGTCGTCACCTACGGCGGGCCGGACCTCGGACTGCTGTGCTCGGCGAACAAGGTCAAGCGGGTCTACTACGGGTTCGTATCGCTGGACTCGCCGCCGTTCTACGACCCGTGGTTCGCCAAGGCGCGCACCACCGGCGCCATTGAGGCACGCGAGATGGACGAGGGCATGTTGCGGTGCGGTCTGCAGGCCGCCGCGCAACGTCTTCCGTTCCTGCCCATCCGCGCTGGCCTCGGCAGCGATGTGCGCACGTTCTGGGGTGACGAACTCAAGACGGTGCGCTCGCCCTACCCGACGGGTCAGGGTTATGAGGAACTGGTCGCGATGCCTGCGCTGAACCTCGACGCGGCGTTCGTGCACATGAACCTCGGTGACACGCAGGGGAATGCGGCCTACACCGGAATCGACCCCTACTTCGACGACCTGTTCCTGATGTCCGCCCAGCAGCGGCTGCTGAGTGTCGAGCAGGTGGTCTCCACCGAAGAGCTCATCAAGGCCGTTCCCCCACAGGCGCTTCTGGTGAACCGGATGATGGTCGACTCCGTCGTCGAAGCACCCAACGGTGCGCACTTCACCATGGCCGAACCGGATTACCGCCGCGACGAGAAATTCCAGCGGCACTACGCCGAGGCTGCCGGCTCCGACGAGACGTGGGCCACCTTCGTCAGCACGTACCTGTCCGGTAGCGAGGCCGACTACCAGGCCGCGGTCCGCAAGTTCGCCGAAGAGCAGGGAGCCGCGAAATGA
- the echA20 gene encoding (7aS)-7a-methyl-1,5-dioxo-2,3,5,6,7,7a-hexahydro-1H-indene-carboxyl-CoA hydrolase has product MSISTKTVEPGIVSVTVDYPPVNAIPSRGWFELGDAITAAGRDRSTHVVILRAEGRGFNAGVDIKEMQNTEGFTALIDANRGCFHAFRAVYECEVPVVAAVNGFCVGGGIGLVGNADVIVASDDAKFGLPEVERGALGAATHLSRLVPQHLMRRLFFTAATVDAETLHHFGSVHEVVPRADLDESALRVARDIAVKDTRVIRAAKEALNLIDVQPPNARYRMEQGFTFELNLAGVSDEHRDAFAGTDKGGKA; this is encoded by the coding sequence ATGTCCATCAGCACCAAGACCGTGGAACCGGGCATCGTCTCGGTCACCGTCGACTACCCGCCCGTCAACGCGATCCCGTCGCGCGGCTGGTTCGAACTCGGCGACGCCATCACCGCCGCGGGCCGCGACCGCAGCACCCACGTGGTGATCCTGCGGGCCGAAGGGCGCGGCTTCAACGCCGGTGTCGACATCAAGGAGATGCAGAACACCGAGGGCTTCACCGCGCTCATCGACGCCAATCGCGGTTGCTTCCACGCCTTCCGCGCGGTGTACGAGTGCGAGGTGCCCGTCGTCGCCGCGGTCAACGGATTCTGCGTCGGTGGCGGTATCGGGCTGGTCGGCAACGCCGACGTCATCGTCGCCTCCGACGACGCGAAATTCGGACTGCCCGAGGTGGAAAGAGGCGCACTGGGCGCCGCCACGCACCTGTCGCGGCTCGTGCCGCAGCACCTGATGCGCCGGCTGTTCTTCACCGCCGCCACCGTCGACGCCGAGACCTTGCACCACTTCGGCTCGGTGCACGAGGTCGTCCCGCGCGCCGACCTCGATGAGTCCGCGCTGCGGGTGGCCCGCGACATCGCCGTCAAAGACACCAGGGTGATCCGCGCGGCCAAGGAGGCGCTGAACCTCATCGACGTGCAGCCGCCCAACGCGAGGTACCGAATGGAGCAGGGTTTCACGTTCGAGCTGAACCTGGCAGGCGTGTCCGACGAGCACCGGGATGCGTTCGCCGGGACTGACAAGGGCGGGAAGGCATGA
- the ipdB gene encoding cholesterol ring-cleaving hydrolase subunit IpdB → MTSETTTVTRAEVCAVACAELFRGAGEIMVSPMANMVSVGARLARLTFSPDILLTDGEARLLADTPALGATGAIEGWMPFGRVFETLTWGRRHVVMGANQIDRYGNQNLSAFGPIQHPKRQMFGVRGAPGNTINHATSYWVGGHSTRVFGDSVDIVSGVGWDKVDPDNPAYRFLNVYRVVSNLGVFDFTGPDHQMRAVSLHPGVDAAQVAENTSFEIHGLDSAEVTREPSDEELRLIREVIDPKSLRDREIRS, encoded by the coding sequence ATGACCAGCGAAACGACCACTGTGACCCGCGCCGAAGTGTGCGCCGTCGCGTGTGCCGAATTGTTCCGCGGCGCAGGCGAGATCATGGTCAGCCCGATGGCGAACATGGTGTCGGTCGGCGCCCGCCTTGCCCGGCTGACGTTCTCCCCCGACATCCTGCTGACCGACGGTGAGGCCCGCCTGCTGGCGGACACCCCCGCACTCGGCGCGACGGGTGCCATCGAAGGCTGGATGCCGTTCGGCCGCGTCTTCGAGACGTTGACGTGGGGGCGACGCCATGTCGTGATGGGCGCCAACCAGATCGACCGGTACGGCAACCAGAACCTGTCGGCCTTCGGCCCGATCCAGCATCCCAAGCGGCAGATGTTCGGCGTGCGCGGCGCCCCGGGCAACACCATCAACCACGCCACCAGTTACTGGGTCGGCGGCCACAGCACGCGGGTGTTCGGCGATTCGGTGGACATCGTGTCGGGCGTCGGGTGGGACAAGGTGGACCCCGACAACCCGGCGTACCGGTTCCTCAACGTGTACCGCGTCGTGAGCAATCTCGGCGTCTTCGACTTCACCGGGCCCGACCACCAGATGCGCGCGGTGTCGCTGCATCCCGGCGTCGATGCCGCACAGGTCGCCGAGAACACCTCCTTCGAGATCCACGGTCTGGACTCCGCCGAGGTGACGCGTGAGCCGTCCGACGAGGAGCTACGCCTGATCCGCGAGGTGATTGATCCGAAGTCGCTGCGGGACAGGGAAATCCGGTCGTGA
- a CDS encoding SDR family oxidoreductase, with protein MGLLDGRVVIVTGAGGGIGRAHALAFAAEGARVVVNDIGVGLDGSPAGGGSAAQSVVDEITAAGGEAVTSGANVADWGQAEGLIQTAVDSFGGLDVLVNNAGIVRDRMFANTSEEEFDAVIAVHLKGHFATMRHAAAYWRAQSKAGNTVDARIVNTSSGAGLQGSVGQANYSAAKAGIAAMTLVAAAEMGRYGVTVNAIAPSARTRMTETVFADMMSTQDAEFDAMAPENVSPLVVWLGCVESRDVTGKVFEVEGGKIRVAEGWAHGPQVDKGARWDPAELAPVVKDLLAKSHPPVPVYGA; from the coding sequence ATGGGACTGCTCGACGGCCGTGTGGTCATCGTGACGGGCGCAGGTGGCGGGATCGGCCGCGCGCACGCGCTGGCATTCGCCGCAGAAGGCGCGCGGGTGGTGGTCAACGACATCGGTGTGGGCCTCGACGGGTCCCCGGCAGGGGGCGGCAGCGCCGCGCAGAGCGTCGTCGACGAGATCACCGCCGCCGGTGGCGAAGCCGTCACCAGCGGTGCCAACGTCGCGGACTGGGGTCAGGCCGAAGGCCTCATCCAGACGGCGGTCGACTCCTTTGGCGGGCTCGACGTCCTGGTCAACAACGCCGGCATCGTCCGCGACCGGATGTTCGCCAACACCAGCGAAGAGGAATTCGACGCCGTCATCGCCGTCCACCTCAAGGGGCACTTCGCCACCATGCGACACGCCGCGGCGTACTGGCGGGCACAGTCCAAGGCAGGCAACACCGTGGACGCCCGCATCGTCAACACCAGTTCCGGTGCCGGGCTGCAGGGCAGCGTCGGGCAGGCCAATTACAGTGCCGCCAAAGCGGGTATCGCCGCGATGACGCTGGTGGCCGCGGCCGAGATGGGCCGCTACGGCGTGACAGTGAACGCGATCGCACCGTCGGCCCGTACCCGGATGACCGAGACGGTGTTCGCCGACATGATGTCGACCCAGGATGCCGAATTCGACGCCATGGCACCGGAGAACGTCTCACCACTGGTGGTGTGGCTGGGTTGCGTCGAGTCCCGCGACGTGACCGGCAAGGTGTTCGAGGTCGAGGGCGGCAAGATTCGCGTCGCTGAAGGGTGGGCGCACGGTCCGCAGGTCGACAAGGGTGCCCGGTGGGATCCCGCCGAACTCGCGCCGGTCGTGAAAGATCTGCTCGCCAAGTCACATCCGCCGGTGCCGGTGTACGGCGCCTGA